From a single Adhaeribacter swui genomic region:
- a CDS encoding 4-hydroxy-3-methylbut-2-enyl diphosphate reductase: MTIAIDKNSGYCFGVEFAIQMAEDEMEESAELYCLGDIVHNSMEVQRLYAKGLRIIDREQLKELQDSKVLIRAHGEPPETYKIALENNLELIDASCPVVLKLQNRVKHAFDSTKSNNGQIVIYGQQGHAEVIGIAGQTQNEAIVVTSEADLVKIDFTRPVTLFSQTTKSTKGFYHIKASIEQQIAQAGGSLENFDANDSICRQVSNREPQLTKFAAEHDVIIFVSGKKSSNGKALYAVCQANNPRSYFVENADELEVSWFDGVNSVGICGATSTPMWLMQQVADAIKNLT; the protein is encoded by the coding sequence ATGACTATAGCCATCGACAAAAATTCAGGATATTGTTTTGGAGTAGAATTCGCTATTCAAATGGCCGAAGACGAAATGGAAGAATCCGCTGAATTGTATTGTTTGGGCGATATCGTGCATAACAGCATGGAAGTGCAGCGGCTTTACGCCAAAGGTTTGCGCATTATTGATCGGGAACAATTAAAAGAACTGCAAGACAGCAAAGTTTTAATCCGGGCCCACGGCGAACCACCCGAAACCTATAAAATTGCTTTAGAAAACAACCTGGAATTAATAGATGCTTCTTGCCCGGTAGTTTTAAAATTGCAAAACCGGGTGAAACACGCTTTTGATAGTACCAAAAGCAACAACGGCCAAATTGTAATTTACGGCCAGCAGGGCCACGCCGAGGTTATAGGTATTGCCGGCCAAACGCAAAACGAAGCTATTGTGGTAACTTCCGAAGCCGATTTAGTAAAAATTGATTTTACCCGGCCGGTAACTTTGTTTAGCCAAACTACCAAAAGTACCAAAGGATTTTACCACATTAAAGCCAGCATCGAACAGCAAATTGCGCAAGCCGGTGGCAGCCTCGAAAACTTTGACGCCAACGATAGCATTTGCCGGCAGGTTTCTAACCGGGAACCGCAACTCACCAAATTCGCTGCCGAGCACGACGTTATTATTTTTGTGAGCGGCAAAAAAAGCTCTAATGGTAAAGCGCTGTACGCGGTTTGCCAGGCCAATAACCCACGTAGTTATTTTGTGGAGAATGCTGATGAACTGGAGGTAAGTTGGTTTGATGGCGTAAACTCGGTGGGTATTTGCGGCGCTACTTCTACGCCCATGTGGCTGATGCAGCAGGTAGCCGATGCCATTAAAAATTTAACGTAA
- a CDS encoding sulfite exporter TauE/SafE family protein, with amino-acid sequence MDFLITPLLLVLVGLLVSAFGTLVGFGGGVFMVPILIIFFNYPIEQAIGSCMSAMVPAALIASFFNYREKNIDYLVASLIQFPAMGGTVLGAFLVTFLPVLELQFTFAFFVIIVGFYLLGTPKNSPKALRHTGMMYRMSHMPTSFIRKNHQKHLAYRLNGSLVVFFGFLTGTIAGLFGIGGGFLQTPAMIKIFRMPVKIATSTSLFILLITSITGFTTHYWLGHVVWEKSLPLMLGFALGATVGQNLKKIESRLPRMDYLIGMGLFLAGITLIVNIILKAGVLFKISF; translated from the coding sequence ATGGATTTTTTGATTACCCCGTTACTACTGGTTTTAGTAGGTTTATTGGTTAGTGCTTTTGGTACCCTGGTTGGCTTTGGCGGTGGGGTATTTATGGTCCCGATTTTAATTATTTTTTTTAATTATCCTATTGAGCAGGCCATTGGCAGTTGCATGTCGGCGATGGTGCCGGCGGCCTTAATTGCGTCTTTTTTTAACTACCGCGAAAAAAATATTGATTACCTGGTAGCTTCGCTCATTCAGTTTCCGGCGATGGGCGGCACCGTGTTGGGCGCTTTTCTGGTTACTTTTCTACCGGTTCTGGAACTACAGTTTACTTTTGCGTTTTTTGTAATTATAGTGGGCTTTTATTTGCTGGGCACGCCCAAAAATTCGCCCAAAGCTTTGCGCCACACCGGTATGATGTACCGGATGAGCCACATGCCTACCTCTTTTATCCGGAAAAACCATCAGAAACATCTGGCTTACCGCTTAAACGGCAGCTTAGTGGTTTTCTTTGGTTTTTTAACCGGCACCATTGCGGGTTTATTCGGTATTGGCGGGGGCTTTCTGCAAACACCCGCCATGATCAAAATCTTCCGGATGCCGGTTAAAATTGCAACTTCTACTTCGTTGTTTATTTTATTAATTACCAGCATTACCGGCTTTACGACGCATTATTGGTTGGGACACGTAGTTTGGGAAAAAAGCTTACCGCTGATGTTGGGATTTGCGCTGGGCGCTACAGTTGGGCAAAATTTAAAAAAAATCGAGTCGCGCTTGCCCCGCATGGATTATTTAATTGGCATGGGCTTGTTTCTGGCCGGTATAACCTTAATCGTTAATATTATTCTTAAAGCGGGCGTACTTTTTAAAATTTCTTTTTAA
- a CDS encoding DUF502 domain-containing protein: MKRLLRYFLNGFLLLAPISITIYIILAFIYWLDHFFDLGVPGLGILVMVVLVTLVGFIGSSFLVRPFLVVSERLLTRVPLVNIIYTSIKDLFNAFVGDNQKFNKPVLVKMTHLPETFRMGFVTHDNLANINHEDKVAVYFPDSYNFSGELWFVHRDNLTYLDLPSSEVMKFIVSGGVAKL, from the coding sequence ATGAAACGCTTATTACGTTATTTCCTGAATGGGTTTTTACTTCTGGCGCCCATTAGCATTACTATTTACATTATCCTGGCATTTATTTATTGGCTGGATCATTTTTTTGATTTAGGTGTGCCGGGTTTGGGTATTCTGGTAATGGTGGTGCTGGTAACCCTGGTGGGTTTTATTGGCTCTTCTTTTTTAGTGCGGCCTTTTTTGGTGGTTTCTGAGCGCTTGCTTACCCGGGTTCCCCTCGTCAATATTATTTATACTTCCATCAAAGATTTGTTTAACGCTTTTGTGGGCGATAATCAAAAGTTTAACAAACCGGTGCTGGTGAAAATGACCCACCTTCCCGAAACTTTCCGGATGGGTTTTGTAACCCACGATAACTTGGCCAACATTAATCACGAAGATAAAGTAGCTGTTTACTTCCCGGACTCGTATAATTTTTCGGGCGAATTGTGGTTCGTGCACCGCGACAATCTGACTTACTTAGATCTACCGAGTTCGGAGGTTATGAAGTTTATTGTTTCCGGAGGGGTAGCCAAATTGTAG
- the cmk gene encoding (d)CMP kinase, translating to MKKIVIAIDGHSSCGKSTTAKLVAKEMGYAYIDTGAMYRAVTLYFLENYVDFTNPKKIQQALDNIHITFERNAKTQRNEAFLNGLNVEDEIRKMYISDKVSEVSVIPEVRHALVHQQQKMGKRRGVVMDGRDIGTAVFPDAEVKIFMTADVETRAKRRQQELLEKNEMVPLDAIVENLKKRDLIDSTRKESPLIQAPDAALLDTSYITIDEQVDFVLRKVAEKLCSEEFLLSKDK from the coding sequence ATGAAAAAAATTGTAATTGCCATTGATGGGCATTCTTCCTGCGGAAAAAGTACCACGGCCAAATTAGTAGCCAAAGAAATGGGCTACGCTTACATTGATACAGGCGCTATGTACCGGGCCGTAACCTTGTATTTCCTGGAAAACTACGTTGATTTTACCAACCCCAAGAAAATTCAGCAGGCTCTCGATAACATACATATTACGTTTGAACGCAACGCGAAAACCCAGCGCAACGAAGCTTTTTTAAACGGCTTAAACGTGGAAGACGAAATCCGGAAAATGTACATTTCGGATAAGGTAAGTGAAGTAAGCGTGATTCCGGAAGTGCGTCATGCTTTGGTGCACCAGCAGCAAAAAATGGGCAAGCGCCGCGGCGTAGTTATGGATGGTCGCGACATAGGTACGGCCGTGTTTCCGGATGCCGAGGTGAAAATTTTTATGACCGCCGACGTGGAAACCCGCGCCAAACGCCGCCAGCAAGAGTTACTGGAGAAAAACGAAATGGTACCGCTGGACGCCATCGTGGAAAATTTAAAAAAACGCGATTTGATCGATTCTACCCGCAAGGAAAGTCCGTTAATACAAGCGCCCGATGCGGCCTTGCTCGATACCTCGTACATTACCATTGACGAACAGGTAGATTTTGTGCTGCGCAAAGTAGCTGAGAAACTGTGCAGCGAAGAGTTTTTGCTTTCAAAAGATAAGTAG
- a CDS encoding DUF4184 family protein, whose amino-acid sequence MPFTFAHPAIVLAGAYLPKYRVSLTGLVAGSLAPDFEYFFRAQVLSVYSHTLPGIFWFNLPVALALSLAYHVIIKKAMLENLPGYFKARLLKFKNLDWLNYFQKRYGVVLFSILIGTASHILWDSFTHHHGFFVENFKILSQAVSINKSNIPVYKLLQHGSSLLGLLLILAVISNLSAEKVSKNKNFLIYWLVVVAFTVLLVSLQFIMGLELNQYGNVVVTFISAAMLSIILASLVSNQTSNK is encoded by the coding sequence ATGCCTTTTACGTTTGCTCATCCGGCTATTGTACTGGCTGGTGCTTATTTACCTAAATATCGCGTATCGTTAACCGGATTAGTAGCCGGAAGCTTAGCACCCGATTTCGAATATTTTTTCCGGGCGCAAGTATTAAGTGTGTACAGCCACACGTTGCCAGGCATTTTCTGGTTTAATCTGCCGGTAGCTTTGGCTTTGAGTTTAGCGTATCACGTGATTATTAAAAAAGCTATGTTAGAAAATTTACCCGGCTATTTTAAAGCACGCTTGCTAAAATTTAAAAATTTGGATTGGCTTAACTATTTCCAAAAGCGCTACGGCGTAGTGCTTTTTTCTATTTTAATAGGAACGGCTAGTCATATTTTATGGGATAGCTTTACCCACCACCATGGCTTTTTTGTAGAAAATTTTAAAATTTTATCGCAGGCAGTATCTATAAATAAAAGTAATATACCAGTTTATAAGCTTTTACAACACGGAAGTTCGTTATTGGGTCTGTTGCTTATTCTGGCCGTTATTAGCAATCTTTCTGCTGAAAAAGTATCCAAAAACAAGAATTTTCTAATATATTGGCTGGTAGTAGTAGCTTTTACGGTTTTGCTGGTTAGCCTACAATTTATCATGGGCTTAGAATTAAATCAGTACGGGAACGTGGTGGTAACCTTCATTTCGGCCGCCATGCTCAGTATAATTCTAGCCTCGTTAGTTTCCAATCAAACTTCTAATAAATAG
- a CDS encoding alpha/beta fold hydrolase gives MFVQEGRSRLHYKIYGRGEQVVLAFHGYGQDHSHFYNLAGVLPHVKIIAFDLFFHGQSVLHKKDMSLQKEFLAKLIQKFLDEHQIKRFSLMAFSMGGKFALTLLEAFPEKINQVLLVAPDGISTSFWYSVATYPGWLQGLFKRTVVRPARFFKFINWLDNKRLIDPGLIKFAAWQMNSTQKRLRVYKSWVGFRTLTFDIRKIVNLLNNQNIKFTLFLGEYDQVISGKRLQVFARAVKNCELIILKTGHTFLLHEVATYLRRHPGVF, from the coding sequence GTGTTTGTTCAGGAAGGTCGGTCGCGTTTGCATTACAAAATATATGGCAGGGGAGAGCAGGTAGTGCTGGCTTTTCACGGGTACGGGCAAGATCATTCGCATTTTTACAACCTCGCCGGCGTTTTGCCGCACGTTAAAATTATAGCTTTTGATTTGTTTTTTCATGGGCAAAGTGTGCTGCACAAAAAAGACATGTCTTTGCAAAAAGAGTTTCTGGCTAAACTCATTCAAAAATTCCTGGACGAACATCAAATTAAGCGTTTTTCTTTGATGGCTTTTAGTATGGGTGGTAAGTTTGCCCTAACGCTGTTAGAGGCTTTTCCGGAAAAAATAAACCAGGTTTTATTGGTGGCTCCGGATGGCATTAGTACCAGCTTTTGGTACAGCGTGGCTACTTATCCGGGTTGGTTGCAAGGTTTGTTTAAACGTACGGTGGTGCGGCCCGCCCGATTTTTTAAATTTATTAACTGGCTGGATAATAAACGGTTAATAGATCCGGGATTGATTAAGTTTGCGGCCTGGCAAATGAACAGTACTCAAAAACGCCTGCGGGTGTACAAAAGTTGGGTCGGTTTCCGGACGCTCACCTTTGATATCCGCAAAATTGTAAACCTCCTGAACAATCAAAATATTAAGTTTACCTTATTTCTGGGCGAGTACGATCAGGTTATTTCGGGCAAACGATTACAGGTTTTTGCCCGCGCCGTTAAAAACTGCGAGTTAATTATTTTAAAAACCGGCCATACGTTTCTGCTGCACGAAGTAGCTACCTACCTGCGCCGCCATCCGGGTGTTTTTTAA
- the ade gene encoding adenine deaminase: MSYREFKVSGQIVDVIHKQIFSGSIVVINGKIAHIIREPVESQQYLVPGFIDAHVHIESSMLVPSEFARLAVPHGTVATVSDPHEIANVLGLPGVEYMIENGQKVPFKFYFGAPSCVPATPFETAGAEVTPEDIEDLFLRPEVKYLAEMMNWPGVLNQDPLVMQKITLAQKFGKQVDGHAPGLRGEQAQQYAAAGISTDHECFTAEEARDKLAVGMKILIREGSAAKNFEALIDLLPKFPTEIMFCSDDKHPNDLVEGHINQLVKKALARGFDVFDVLQAACVNPVRHYGLEVGLLRENDPADFIILDTLTPDFKVLETFIAGKQVAEHGVTLLEYSASPTPNNFNTHAKSPVDFHFPMTGPGLLNVMEARDGQLITKRLIAPALLTQEKNAIADIENDILKIAVVNRYHNEPPAIGFIKNFNLKSGAIASSVAHDSHNIIVVGTDDVSICKAVNLLIEVQGGVVAVNGGDIKLLPLPVAGIMSADNGYEVAQAYSEIDAMSKAMGSTLQSPFMTLSFMALLVIPELKLSDKGLFDGNIFSFAPVVVPQ; this comes from the coding sequence ATGTCATACCGGGAATTTAAAGTCAGCGGCCAGATTGTAGACGTTATTCATAAACAAATTTTCAGCGGCTCTATTGTGGTAATCAATGGTAAAATCGCGCATATTATCCGGGAACCAGTCGAAAGTCAGCAATACCTGGTGCCGGGTTTTATTGATGCCCACGTGCACATCGAAAGCTCCATGCTGGTACCCAGTGAGTTTGCCCGCTTAGCGGTGCCGCACGGCACCGTAGCCACCGTATCGGACCCCCACGAAATTGCGAATGTTTTGGGTTTGCCAGGCGTAGAATACATGATTGAAAACGGGCAGAAAGTACCGTTTAAATTTTATTTTGGGGCGCCTTCCTGCGTACCCGCTACGCCCTTTGAAACGGCCGGAGCCGAAGTAACACCCGAAGATATTGAAGATTTATTTCTGCGACCAGAAGTTAAATACCTCGCCGAAATGATGAACTGGCCTGGTGTCCTTAATCAGGATCCGTTGGTAATGCAGAAAATTACCTTGGCTCAAAAATTCGGAAAGCAGGTCGATGGGCACGCGCCGGGCTTGCGCGGGGAGCAAGCCCAACAATACGCGGCCGCCGGCATCAGCACCGACCACGAATGTTTTACCGCCGAAGAAGCGCGTGATAAATTAGCCGTTGGTATGAAAATCTTAATCCGGGAAGGCAGCGCCGCCAAAAACTTCGAAGCATTGATTGATTTATTGCCCAAGTTCCCCACCGAAATCATGTTCTGCTCCGACGATAAGCATCCGAATGATTTGGTGGAAGGACATATTAATCAGTTAGTAAAAAAAGCATTAGCCCGGGGCTTCGATGTATTTGATGTTTTACAAGCAGCTTGCGTTAATCCGGTTCGTCATTATGGTTTAGAAGTAGGTTTACTGCGCGAAAACGATCCGGCCGATTTTATTATTCTGGATACACTCACTCCGGATTTTAAAGTTCTGGAAACTTTTATTGCGGGTAAACAAGTGGCCGAACATGGCGTTACCTTACTGGAATACAGTGCCAGCCCAACGCCTAACAACTTTAATACGCACGCTAAATCACCCGTTGATTTTCACTTTCCCATGACTGGTCCGGGTTTGCTAAACGTGATGGAAGCACGAGATGGGCAACTAATAACCAAACGCCTAATCGCCCCAGCTTTGCTGACCCAAGAGAAGAACGCCATTGCCGATATAGAAAACGACATTTTAAAAATTGCGGTAGTAAACCGGTACCACAACGAGCCCCCGGCCATTGGTTTTATAAAAAATTTTAATTTAAAAAGCGGCGCTATCGCCTCTTCGGTGGCGCACGATTCGCATAATATTATTGTGGTGGGCACCGACGACGTGAGTATTTGCAAGGCCGTAAATTTACTCATTGAAGTGCAAGGCGGCGTTGTGGCGGTAAATGGCGGCGATATAAAATTGCTGCCCTTACCAGTAGCCGGCATTATGTCTGCCGATAACGGGTACGAAGTGGCCCAGGCTTACTCCGAAATTGATGCCATGAGCAAAGCAATGGGCAGCACTTTACAATCGCCTTTTATGACTTTATCGTTTATGGCCCTGCTGGTTATCCCGGAATTAAAGTTAAGCGATAAAGGCTTGTTCGACGGGAATATTTTCAGTTTTGCGCCGGTAGTTGTACCGCAGTAA